From a region of the Hymenobacter jejuensis genome:
- a CDS encoding metallophosphoesterase family protein, which translates to MRLFSTRLFLLSMAVVLAASGCNLLEYSPNQAYVPAAERHLTAQNLRRLQQQPLSPTDTLRFVFIGDSQRFYDEADDFVASVNEQQDIDFVMLAGDISDFGLVREMRWMHRRLQRLRVPYLTVIGNHDQVGNGRNAYQTVFGPLNYSFVRGGTKFICVDTNGREYGFQGQVPDVSWLTQQLADTAGTQRAVVVCHVPPTDADFDPQLVQPYARTVRSNPQLVLHLAGHIHRYTAGQPFRDGITYLTTYNFEKGRYHIVSVWGRRQFRLETVQYASQN; encoded by the coding sequence ATGCGTCTTTTCTCTACACGCCTATTTTTGCTTTCTATGGCAGTGGTGCTAGCGGCGAGTGGCTGTAACTTATTGGAATACAGCCCCAATCAGGCTTACGTACCCGCCGCCGAACGCCACCTTACGGCTCAGAATCTGCGCCGGCTCCAACAACAGCCGCTTTCGCCCACCGACACGCTGCGCTTCGTGTTTATCGGCGACTCGCAGCGATTTTACGACGAGGCCGACGACTTTGTGGCTAGCGTCAATGAGCAACAAGACATTGATTTCGTGATGCTTGCGGGCGACATTTCCGACTTTGGCCTGGTGCGGGAAATGCGCTGGATGCACCGCCGCCTGCAACGTCTGCGCGTGCCTTACCTCACCGTCATCGGCAACCACGACCAGGTGGGCAACGGCCGCAACGCCTACCAAACGGTGTTCGGGCCTCTGAATTACTCGTTTGTGCGCGGCGGCACGAAGTTTATCTGCGTCGATACCAACGGCCGTGAATACGGCTTCCAGGGCCAGGTGCCCGACGTAAGTTGGCTCACGCAGCAGCTCGCCGACACGGCCGGCACGCAACGCGCCGTTGTGGTGTGCCACGTGCCGCCCACCGACGCCGACTTCGATCCGCAGCTGGTGCAGCCGTATGCCCGCACCGTGCGCAGCAATCCGCAGCTGGTGTTGCACTTGGCCGGGCACATCCACCGTTACACGGCCGGCCAGCCCTTCCGCGACGGCATCACCTACCTGACCACGTACAACTTCGAGAAGGGCCGCTACCATATTGTGTCGGTATGGGGGCGGCGCCAGTTTCGCCTTGAAACCGTTCAGTATGCGTCGCAGAACTGA
- a CDS encoding GH92 family glycosyl hydrolase — protein sequence MNKVFTTFAALVFLLCTGAAKGQIAEPVELVNPLMGTDSKPSLSNGNTYPAIALPWGMNFWMPQTGKMGSGWAYQYSADKIRGFKQTHQPSPWMNDYGQFALMPITGRLRFEEDDRASWFSHKAEVAKPYYYQVYLADHDVVTEIAPTERAASFRFTFPRTDSAYVVLDALDKGSYVKLLPQENKIVGYTTRNSGGVPENFRNYFVLQFDKPFASTNIYKDKELVTNVLEFQGNHAGAVVGFKTRKDEQVNVRVASSFISPEQAELNLKEIGNDDFEAVKQKAKTAWNKELSRIQIEGGTPDQQRTFYSCLYRSLLFPRKFYELDAAGNVVHYSPYNGQVLSGYLYTDTGFWDTFRSLFPFLNLMYPSVNAQMQAGLVNAYKEGGWLPEWASPGYRNVMVGNNSASVVADAYLKGGRGYDINTLYEALVHGANNAGPLEAVGRAGVQYYNKLGYVPYDVKLNENAARTLEYAYDDFAIYQLGKALHKPAKEVNLYAKRSQNYRNLFDKQTGLMRGKNQDGKFQAPFNPFKWGDAFTEGNSWHYTWSVFHDVQGLMNLMGGPKPFVAALDTVFTLAPVFDASYYGSVIHEIREMQIAHTGNYAHGNQPIQHMIYLYNYAGQPWKTQYWVRETMNRLYLPTPDGYCGDEDNGQTSAWYVFSALGFYPVCPATDQLLGAPLFKKATLRLENGKEVVLNAPANSEANRYIRSVIVNGQSYAHNWLSNNELQKGATVDFDMAATPNTSRGTKAEDAPYSFSKAKK from the coding sequence ATGAATAAAGTATTTACCACGTTTGCGGCCCTGGTTTTTCTACTGTGCACAGGCGCCGCTAAGGGGCAAATAGCTGAGCCCGTAGAGTTGGTAAACCCACTGATGGGTACCGACTCGAAGCCTAGTCTTTCGAACGGAAATACCTATCCGGCCATCGCGTTGCCGTGGGGCATGAACTTCTGGATGCCGCAAACCGGCAAAATGGGCAGCGGCTGGGCCTACCAATACAGCGCCGACAAGATCCGCGGGTTCAAACAAACGCACCAGCCTTCGCCCTGGATGAACGATTACGGGCAGTTTGCCCTGATGCCCATCACGGGCAGGCTGCGCTTCGAGGAAGACGACCGCGCCAGTTGGTTTTCGCACAAAGCCGAAGTCGCCAAGCCGTATTATTATCAAGTGTATCTGGCTGACCACGATGTGGTTACGGAAATTGCGCCCACCGAGCGTGCGGCGAGTTTCCGGTTCACCTTTCCCCGCACCGACAGCGCCTACGTCGTGCTCGATGCCCTCGACAAAGGCTCGTACGTGAAGCTGCTGCCGCAGGAAAACAAGATTGTGGGCTACACCACCCGCAACAGCGGCGGCGTGCCTGAGAACTTCAGGAATTACTTCGTGCTGCAATTCGATAAGCCGTTTGCCAGCACGAACATATATAAGGATAAAGAACTAGTTACTAACGTATTAGAGTTTCAAGGAAATCACGCGGGTGCGGTCGTGGGCTTCAAGACGCGCAAGGACGAGCAGGTGAACGTGCGGGTGGCCTCGTCGTTCATTAGCCCGGAGCAGGCTGAATTGAATCTGAAAGAGATCGGCAACGACGACTTCGAGGCGGTGAAGCAAAAGGCCAAAACGGCCTGGAACAAAGAACTCAGCCGCATTCAAATTGAGGGCGGCACCCCCGATCAGCAGCGGACGTTTTACTCGTGTCTGTACCGCTCGCTGCTGTTTCCGCGCAAGTTTTATGAGCTGGATGCCGCCGGCAACGTGGTGCATTACAGTCCCTACAACGGCCAAGTGCTGTCCGGCTACCTCTACACCGACACGGGGTTCTGGGACACGTTTCGCTCGCTGTTTCCCTTCCTGAATTTGATGTACCCGAGCGTTAATGCCCAAATGCAGGCGGGGTTGGTAAATGCTTATAAGGAAGGCGGTTGGCTACCGGAATGGGCCAGCCCCGGCTACCGCAACGTGATGGTGGGCAACAACTCGGCCTCCGTGGTGGCCGATGCCTACCTGAAGGGTGGGCGCGGCTACGACATCAATACCCTTTACGAAGCACTAGTGCACGGGGCCAACAACGCTGGCCCGTTGGAAGCCGTGGGCCGCGCGGGCGTGCAGTATTACAACAAGCTGGGCTACGTGCCCTACGACGTAAAGCTCAACGAGAACGCCGCCCGCACCCTCGAATACGCCTACGATGACTTTGCTATCTATCAGTTAGGCAAAGCGTTACACAAGCCCGCCAAGGAGGTGAATCTCTACGCCAAGCGCAGCCAGAACTACCGCAACCTCTTCGACAAACAAACCGGCCTGATGCGCGGCAAAAACCAGGACGGCAAGTTTCAGGCGCCCTTCAACCCCTTTAAGTGGGGCGATGCCTTCACCGAAGGCAACAGTTGGCACTACACGTGGTCGGTGTTTCACGACGTGCAGGGCCTGATGAACCTGATGGGCGGGCCCAAGCCGTTTGTGGCGGCACTGGACACCGTATTTACCCTCGCGCCGGTGTTCGACGCTTCGTATTACGGCTCCGTGATCCACGAGATCCGGGAGATGCAGATTGCCCACACGGGCAACTATGCCCACGGCAACCAGCCCATTCAGCACATGATTTACCTCTACAACTACGCTGGCCAGCCGTGGAAAACGCAGTATTGGGTGCGCGAAACGATGAACCGCCTCTACCTGCCCACCCCCGACGGCTATTGCGGCGACGAAGACAACGGCCAGACCTCGGCGTGGTACGTGTTTTCGGCCCTGGGCTTCTACCCCGTCTGCCCCGCCACCGACCAGTTGTTGGGTGCGCCGCTGTTCAAGAAAGCCACGCTGCGGCTGGAAAACGGCAAAGAGGTCGTACTCAACGCCCCGGCTAATAGCGAGGCCAATCGCTATATCCGTAGCGTAATAGTCAACGGCCAGTCGTACGCGCATAACTGGCTTAGCAACAATGAATTGCAAAAAGGTGCAACGGTAGATTTTGATATGGCTGCCACGCCCAATACGAGCCGCGGCACGAAGGCAGAAGATGCGCCGTACTCGTTTTCGAAGGCGAAAAAGTGA